The following proteins are co-located in the Candidatus Bipolaricaulota bacterium genome:
- a CDS encoding ABC transporter permease: protein MWNNIRLLFAKEITGAVRDRRTLFLTVFFPLLFYPLIVGVMGHFTAAEQRRIVETIPTVIVVDRADDPTFSARLQAATEFTPFYETDVSQGRADLDAKLGPLMMVVDKTTGGQGLGLDVTLYYDQSDQAAMYAAERVREFLQSYLKDVLREKLTALGLNYDEISPPLKVTVQNTGTSESVGRMILSRLLPYFMVLAILTGAMGLGAEITAGEKERGTIATLLVSQLSRTEIVLGKFFAVLTVSLVSSILSAVGLLIGVRFFGGGLAPLGTHASFSLGMGDFAWILGVLLPLAVILAALVIIVGSYARNQKEASAYLMPIYMVIVLVGIVSMTGGVSFAGARFLIPVANALYALQEIIMNEPQLQHLIYTLAANIACGAFLIAVSIRLFKRETILFRS, encoded by the coding sequence ATGTGGAATAACATACGCCTCCTGTTTGCCAAGGAGATAACCGGGGCGGTCAGGGACAGGCGGACCCTGTTCTTGACCGTCTTCTTTCCCCTCTTGTTTTACCCCCTCATCGTGGGGGTGATGGGGCACTTCACCGCCGCCGAGCAGCGCCGGATCGTGGAGACGATCCCCACCGTGATCGTGGTCGATCGGGCCGACGACCCGACGTTCTCCGCCCGCCTTCAGGCTGCAACTGAGTTCACCCCGTTCTACGAGACGGACGTGTCGCAGGGGCGCGCCGACCTTGATGCCAAGCTCGGGCCGCTCATGATGGTGGTGGACAAGACCACGGGCGGACAGGGGCTCGGGCTCGACGTCACCCTGTACTACGACCAGAGCGACCAGGCGGCAATGTACGCGGCGGAGCGGGTGCGGGAATTCCTCCAGAGCTATCTGAAGGACGTGTTGCGGGAAAAACTCACCGCCCTCGGCTTGAACTACGACGAGATATCCCCCCCGCTCAAGGTGACGGTGCAGAATACCGGAACGAGCGAGTCGGTGGGGCGGATGATCCTGAGTCGGCTTCTGCCGTACTTCATGGTGCTGGCGATCCTGACCGGGGCGATGGGCCTGGGGGCGGAGATCACCGCGGGAGAGAAGGAGCGCGGGACGATCGCCACCCTCCTCGTAAGCCAGCTGTCGCGCACCGAGATCGTCCTCGGCAAGTTCTTCGCCGTCCTCACGGTCTCGCTCGTCTCATCGATCCTATCCGCAGTCGGGCTCCTGATCGGGGTGCGGTTCTTCGGGGGCGGGCTCGCCCCACTCGGGACGCACGCCTCCTTCTCCCTGGGAATGGGTGACTTCGCCTGGATCCTCGGCGTCCTCCTCCCCCTTGCCGTGATCCTCGCTGCGCTGGTGATCATCGTGGGGAGCTACGCCCGCAACCAAAAGGAGGCAAGCGCCTACCTGATGCCGATCTACATGGTGATCGTCCTCGTGGGGATCGTGTCGATGACCGGCGGAGTGAGCTTCGCCGGGGCGCGGTTCCTCATCCCGGTGGCGAACGCCCTCTACGCCCTGCAGGAGATCATCATGAACGAACCGCAGCTTCAGCACCTGATCTACACCCTCGCGGCGAACATCGCCTGCGGCGCGTTCCTGATCGCCGTCTCGATCCGACTGTTTAAGCGCGAGACGATCCTGTTCCGCAGCTAG